AGTTCAGAAGGTTGAGATGGGAATTGATAGTAGTACCCAAAATGCATTCCTTTTTATTCTGTGGACTTTTTGGCTGCAAAAAGTTTAGTATTCCACTTCAAGAAACTAATCATTCAGCTTAGCAAAGTCGATGCAGAAGGATATCATGTTCTATAATTAGCAACGCAGGGGCTGCAAGGAAATCGAATTGGCTAACGGAACTTCGTACAAGAAACatatcaaaaaagaaaagggtaaaATAGAAGGCAAAAATCTGATCTTGCAAAGCCATTGTAGGCAGATATACAGTAATTATCGAGAGAATTTTGTGATGCTAAAATATGATATGGAACAGAATTCGCATCACTAGTTGCAGAAAAGATACTGGTAGTAATTAGTATATTGAATAGCCTTAAACGGAAAGTTTCTAATCCTGATACATGCAGCTTCCGTCGTCGCTCCTAGCAGTTGGATCAAAGTTTGCTGCATTTGGGTCAGTGCAGCCTTCAGGGACAGGAACATGAACTTGTTGGGCTGCTTTTCCTGCATCCAGACAATGAAAAGAACGTTTGTTGAAAATCTTTTCCCAACTTCATTTCCATTACACGGTTAAAGCAAGTTTCAAACTCTCATAAAAGGCCCAGGATGAAGGGAGCTGAGTGCTAACCATAGATAGATCCATTTTTGAAAGCATCCTCATTTGCATCTCCAAGTGCCGCTTCCTTCAAGTACCTGTCGGATAATTGGACTCTCTTCACATTCTCCTGCTCTTGGACTAGCATGTTTCCATACTCAAGGAGCTTGTCAagtgtcatttttggtttgtcaAAAGATGGGGGTGCCTCCCTCGAGTTCACCAGCCTCTTTCCAATGTTTTCCACTCCAGTACTTCCAATCCAATTCCTGACTTCATCATCATACACTCTTGACCTGATGGCGCCGAAGAAATCTGCAAAGGTAAACAGCTACTTGTGATGATTAGGCAGAACTTTGCATTTTAATTTGGTCCCTCGATAAATAATCACACTGACTGAACATACCAATTGATTGTCCAGGGAAGGTGTCAACAAGTTTCACGATGTCCTCCCTCGGTACATTGTCAGCTCGGAAGATACCGGTGCAGACACCGATCCTATCTTCTCTGGTTGGAGACCAGTAGAATTTCTCCATGCGACCATCACGGATGAGAGGGGCGTACAAGGTGGAGAAGTCATTACCTGTGACTATGATCGGAACTCGAGGATTCTCCTGCTTGTTGTACATACCAGGTAGCTGAACGTTGGTGGGATTATCAGCAATGTTCATCAGAGTTGCATTCACCATCTGGTTGTTAACTGTATACTGTGTAGTATCCCCAAGCCTTCCAGCTCCAGCATCAAGATCATTGATGAAGAGGACACACATTTTCCCCTTAGAAATTCTGTCTGCTGCCTCACGGTACCTTTGCCTAATCAATTTTGCTGGTTCGCCAGCATTTCCACTTTCCAGTTCTCCAGCACTCATCATAATGGGGCTAACAATTTGaaacagaaaatttatttaAGAAGAATGAAGCACATAACTTTTGCTTCTCAATTTTGAGTTGTCCATTAAACTCATGCAGTTCTGGTTTATGTTTTGACTAAATCTAATGCCTAAAAGATGGAAACGTTAACTCACTTGATGCCCATTTTGGCGAATACAAGTTCACATTGGAATGACTTTCCCTGTCCTTTGCCTCCCCATATGCCCAAAATCAGGGGAATctgtaaaattttgagaaatctaTAAAAATTCCGTTTCATCTGGAAAGCTATTCAACTCAAACCTTTAGCAAATTGAAGAATAGCAAACCTTAATGCCTGGCAGATTCATGAAATTTTTGCTAATGTGAACAACAAGCTTGTCCATGAAAGCAGGAGCAATATATAGGCCATCCATATTGTTGTCCAATTGATATCTGCACATTGAAACCAAATTCCATTAGGCACTTGAGTCCAAATTACAAATTGCTCGAAACCTCTGTAAGATCAATAGATGAACTCCTTACTGGCGAAGACCGGTGCTAATGTACTCATAAGAATTCAAGACTGGATCATGAGTGCCAGCACCCATAGGAGCTTGAAAGAGTGTGTCCACCATTCCTTTTCCTCTGGTAATATCCTGTTGATCATCCGAGGCGTCGTAAACAAGCCCTTGCCACCTATCCTTTTTGGTCTGTTTCTGCTCGTCCCCTTCCGCAACAATCTTCAAATTTCCAGATGAATAACTGGGGCTGACTACTTTGGATGCAACTTTCTTTAGACTTTTGCCAAAGAAAGCTGTGCCTGGAACTGAAGTTCCCGCGCTGCAACTATTCATGCTCAACTGCACCAAGTGTATCAATTGATTCAGAGATAATGCAGTACAAGAATTGAAACTATCTGGACATCCCATCCTAGTTATATCAAATTACTGGCTAATTAATTCCTTATTACACTCAGATTGATCACCATAAAGTCACTTTCCTCAACCAAAAGGAAAACTAATTCAAGGATCTGTTTCTCCAGATACGGAGGGAAAAAATGAAGTACTCTAACGGATCAAAATTTGACAAACACTTCCTCCATCACTGGACAAATACTTTAGAAACTAAATACTTATGCTTTAACAAGCAAAAAAATGAAGTACTCTAATGGTTTTTGCTGTCCAAGTCAGTTGAGACAAAAGATACGATTTTCACAATAAGATGATCTTCAAACAGTAAAGTCATTACAAGTTCGATGAACTCAAagaccctttttgtttttctgggCTAGAGAGTAAAGATAAGATGGCTAGAAAACACAGTACCGGAGCTCTATTAACTGCTCCAAAAGTTGAGACAGAGGAAGCCATTAGTGTTATCAGGAACAATGGGATAGCTGGTAAGTTTCTTGTTGATGCTTGCGAACTTCAAGAAGCCAGCTTTAAGATTTGAGTTCAAAAGTTGGTTAGGAGGGACCGAGGGAGAGGTATGGGAGGCTTTTATACGGTGGTTGTTGAGGCTGACAGATGCATGTCTAGAAATGGGAAATCTCTGCACTGGCTGAGGAATTTCTAACTGCCACAAAAATTTGATTGGCATTATTATTATATGGACCTGGTGAGTGGAGTGTGGTTTCTGCCCTTCTCAGGGGGAATATGTGGTTTGATGATTGGTTGGACTGCATACAAACAAAGTGGATGCTTCTGGGTTCTGAAATTTTGAGGTTAACGTTTGAacttcacttccattcataAGCTCACAAGGTACTTTTTGATAATATTCATATGAAATAATTCTGAATTGGGACAGAACAAAGAAAGTGGAAATAAACTTTGGATTTTGGTAAATAGGATAAGTAGCTGTTTTAGAGACTAATGATGTAACATGCTAGACTAATGTAAaaattgtttcttctttttttatcacTCCACAGAAAATGTTGTTTCACTATTGGAGTATCTGAAAACTGAATCTCAAGACTCGTGTTTTGTAGAAAGAGCAGCTCAAATATCATGTGAAgcaattagttttatttttgttacaGCAAGAAGTATTCTGATAAACTGACGGAGATAAAAGGGAGAAgatgaaagaaagaaatctaAATCGAAAGGGGGCAATAATTGATCCCAATAGTCAAACAATGCACTGGGTCCAGGCACTTTCTGAATGCTCTGGACCAATAAAATGGATAGCCATGCTTCTTCAACTCTATTCCGAGCAATTACTACAGTTATATAAGTTTGATGCGAGAACCATTCAATGGACTAGTAATTCAATTACTACAGTTACACGTTGATGTTGATAAAGAAAGAGCAGAAGAGTGTACAGACGTCTGGAACCGTAGTCCAGACAAATTTAATTCCAAACGGCAGTAGGGAGCGGGGGCCTGGAGTTCCCAATTCATCTCCAACTCTATGTGACCACAAGATCATATGGTTAGCCAACAAAATATCTAAAGTTCATGAAGCTTCTTCTGTTATCCCTCAGATtagggtggcaattttcgacgtGACCTGAAAATACGACACAAATCTAATACGAAATAAATGGATTTGAATTGAGACTTCACGGGTTCGGATCAGAATCGAATCGAACCCGATgaattcgaaaaaaaaagatCGAATTCAGGTCACTCACGGGTTGACTCGATAATCtgtttatgaattaaaaataaattaataaatataaaaatattttatctaactaaactaagttattttttttccccaaaggTATTAaccacttaatcctaaatgaatttgtttaACTTGTGTGAAATTGGAATTATTATATTTTGACAAATGATATATTacattattttctatttt
This portion of the Coffea arabica cultivar ET-39 chromosome 2e, Coffea Arabica ET-39 HiFi, whole genome shotgun sequence genome encodes:
- the LOC140036979 gene encoding ribulose bisphosphate carboxylase/oxygenase activase, chloroplastic-like; the encoded protein is MASSVSTFGAVNRAPLSMNSCSAGTSVPGTAFFGKSLKKVASKVVSPSYSSGNLKIVAEGDEQKQTKKDRWQGLVYDASDDQQDITRGKGMVDTLFQAPMGAGTHDPVLNSYEYISTGLRQYQLDNNMDGLYIAPAFMDKLVVHISKNFMNLPGIKIPLILGIWGGKGQGKSFQCELVFAKMGINPIMMSAGELESGNAGEPAKLIRQRYREAADRISKGKMCVLFINDLDAGAGRLGDTTQYTVNNQMVNATLMNIADNPTNVQLPGMYNKQENPRVPIIVTGNDFSTLYAPLIRDGRMEKFYWSPTREDRIGVCTGIFRADNVPREDIVKLVDTFPGQSIDFFGAIRSRVYDDEVRNWIGSTGVENIGKRLVNSREAPPSFDKPKMTLDKLLEYGNMLVQEQENVKRVQLSDRYLKEAALGDANEDAFKNGSIYGKAAQQVHVPVPEGCTDPNAANFDPTARSDDGSCMYQD